Part of the Ictalurus furcatus strain D&B chromosome 19, Billie_1.0, whole genome shotgun sequence genome, AgttaacaataacaacacaaacagctgccataatgttagctagcagcGTTACATGATTATTTACCTTTGCGTTAGTGACGTTACTAGCCATCTTACTAGTAGTTACATGGGTAAGTCAAATAGGGTTAGCCTACTTGCTAAAAGATATTAACAAGTTCTCCTATTTCAGTTAATTTCCTTTTGTTCTGGACATGGAGCTtctctgctctctgtttttTACTAAATACAGACAGGATCTCTCTTTTCTTTATCATTTTCTCCAGTGGAAGACCCAAAAACTCACTTTCAAATCTCTTTTATAATCCTCTGATTTGAAGTGCTGCTGCACaggtgtaaatatataaaatattggtTGATTACAGTAGGGATTCCCAATGGTTTAATTACGTATTGGTGTACTGCACTCTGTGTATTGTAGTGTTCgggtgaaaaaaggaaaatgacaccaaaacatgaattctgctcaaATATATAGCGTAAGTGATACAGTCCTGTACAACAGAATACTGCTGTGGCAGTGGGGGCGTGGTCAAGCATCAGCTGTGAACGGAAAGAAGGCGGGGTAACCGGCAGGTAACACGTGATTATTCTCACCTGTGCCTCGCTACCAATCGGCTActtatgtgtgtttctctgtaatttTGTATTACAGCAATAAACATGGTTTTATATACCATGTGTCTGTGTAATTGCACTTCATATATAACATAAATTTTCTGGAAACACATGAAGAAAATATCTTCAAACttgaaagataaaataaaagattgtaGATGTGAGGGTGATATTGCTAaggtttatgtaaataaaaacactttcactGGATTTCCAAATATCCAACATTACTGtggtaataataaatcataattttaagaaacttttaattttttcataACTTCAagaattcagtgtttttttctctcaaatgaAATCATCTTGCTTCCACACATTTAATACCTGCTCTTCAGCCtttgtcatttgttttatttttttattctctaattTATCCATTTGCATTAATTCCACACAGTATCACCTTAAATTCAAAACATCCCAAGGTAGATATTTGTCAAATTCTCTTCAGTTTCTCTCGTTCTAACTCTGTAACAGTAAAACAGTTATATTCAGCTTTACTTACGTTGCTTTTCTGGATGCTGCAATCACAGGCATCACCTTCAGAAGAACAGTTTCTGTTATCTTATGTGtactgaaatatttattcaggTCAAATTCTTCCAGCTCCTGTGCTGATGTcaataacacaaacaccagagcagaccactgtgaagaagagagttcactttgttttccagatttcaggtaGTGTTGGATTTCCTCCACTAGAGAATTATCacccagttcattcagacagtggaacagattgatggatttctctgtagGAAGATCTTCACTGATCTTCTTCTTAATGTACTGAACTGTTTCCTCTTTGCTCTGGGAGCTACTTCCTGTCTGTGTTACTAAGGCATGTAAGAGTTTCTGATTGGACttcagtgagagacccagaagaaaTCGAAGGAAAAGATCCAGATGTCCCGTCTGACTTTCTAAAGCCTGATCTACAGCACTATAGTGTACATCTGAGATTGTCATTTTTTCCATCCACCATTTAGAGACCTGATTCTGATTAAGAACTTTTCTCTTTTCCATCATGAATGTCAGGTGCACATACAGAGCTGCGAGGTGCTCCTGAATGctcagatgaacaaagcagtacactttactctggtgaagcccaaactcctctctgaagatctgcgtacacacacctgagtacactgctgcttctctcacatctatgccacactctctcaggtcttcctcatagaagatcagatTCCCTTTCTTCAACTGCTGAAAAGCCAGTTGTCCCAGTTTAAGAAGTATTTCATCACTCTCCTGCTTCTTTGAGTACTTTACTCTTATGATGTTTGTCTGAatgatgaggaagtgtgtgtacatttgagtcagagtcttggggatctctccactctctgcttcacccaacattctctctagaacagtggctgaaatccagcagaagactgggatgtggcacatgatgtagagacttcttaatgacttcaggtgtgtgatgatgttattggccaggctctgatcactgattctcttcctgaagtactcctccttctgtgggtcattgaaccctcgtacctctgtgactcgatggacacattcagaggggatttgatcagctgctgctggtcgagaggtgatccagatgagagcagagggaagcagattccccttgatcaggtttatcagcagcacatgcactgatgctgattcagttacatcacacactctcactgtgttCTGGAAATCTAGAGGAAAACGACACTCGTCCAATCcatcaaaaatgaacagaaccttttccaaactggacatttctgtttcttttgttcccttaaaacagacatgaaggagctccatcagactcagtttctggtccttcatcagattcagctctctgaaaggaagtggaaatatgaggtggatgtcctgatttgctttcccttcagcccagtccagaatgaacttctgcacagagactgtttttccgaTGCCAGCGACTCCCTTTGTCACCACAGTTCTGATGGGTTTGTCTTGTTCAGATAAGGGCTTAAAGATGTCGTTGCATTTGATTGGTGtgtcctctgttgttgttctcctggatgctgccttgatctgtctcacctcatgttctttattgacttctccactgtctccctctgtgatgtagagctctgtgtagatctcattcaggagTGTTTGGTTTCCCAGGTTTATTATCACTCCATTCAAACACTGAAACTTCTTCATCAGGtttaatttgaattttttcTGGAATTCATTCACAGCAACAGATTCTGGGTCGTGCCTGTGAGATGGTGAAGTAGAAAGATGAGGTG contains:
- the LOC128623007 gene encoding NACHT, LRR and PYD domains-containing protein 3-like: MEALNKLKKRKLKGERSESPAPSCISMKSDQSMEPPLKFKAEGPSDLHSVLQRAGDRIEKNIITDTRHDPESVAVNEFQKKFKLNLMKKFQCLNGVIINLGNQTLLNEIYTELYITEGDSGEVNKEHEVRQIKAASRRTTTEDTPIKCNDIFKPLSEQDKPIRTVVTKGVAGIGKTVSVQKFILDWAEGKANQDIHLIFPLPFRELNLMKDQKLSLMELLHVCFKGTKETEMSSLEKVLFIFDGLDECRFPLDFQNTVRVCDVTESASVHVLLINLIKGNLLPSALIWITSRPAAADQIPSECVHRVTEVRGFNDPQKEEYFRKRISDQSLANNIITHLKSLRSLYIMCHIPVFCWISATVLERMLGEAESGEIPKTLTQMYTHFLIIQTNIIRVKYSKKQESDEILLKLGQLAFQQLKKGNLIFYEEDLRECGIDVREAAVYSGVCTQIFREEFGLHQSKVYCFVHLSIQEHLAALYVHLTFMMEKRKVLNQNQVSKWWMEKMTISDVHYSAVDQALESQTGHLDLFLRFLLGLSLKSNQKLLHALVTQTGSSSQSKEETVQYIKKKISEDLPTEKSINLFHCLNELGDNSLVEEIQHYLKSGKQSELSSSQWSALVFVLLTSAQELEEFDLNKYFSTHKITETVLLKVMPVIAASRKATIRCDSLGVRSWSALVSALSSETSNLRELHLTVKTLDLTGNELGDSGVKSLCAVLENPHSKVETLRLRGCGVSDEGCAALTSALKSNPSHLRQLDLTSNNVGDSGVKSLSAVLEDPLCNLEILWLYKCGVSDEGCAALTSALRSNPSHLRQLDLSYNKLGDSGVKCLSAVLENPHCKLEKLGLCKCGVSDEGCAALTSALRSNPSHLRQLDLSYNNVGDSGVKSLSAVLENPHCKLEILWLRECGVSDEGCAALTSALRSNPSHLRELDLFNNKIGDSGKKLLSALKNDKHYKLQTLMFSV